The following are encoded in a window of Paenibacillus polymyxa genomic DNA:
- a CDS encoding flagellar motor protein MotB has translation MSKHMITKIGWNLLCAFLILTMLAACSREKASTRSMALHEAEARAYTVTGNPNQGASSLDERAANHTPVHKQGSSYVEISGGVSIDKNTVKVTGHSNLPAGARIKGNLAVKNSLLTGYTDETTVQKDGSFVLQVQRPGIQGSMDLTVLFRPDDQDNEIRNLYGSGGNKLEGPYVYQYEENKQLLHEVRIGAEFDPEQERNTPLVKPVWNKPKDYGSPQVWIKPDVKQEGNYYHVYARSNLLEGSDVKLTIDFPGRWQFGYDDQTKVMPDGSFSMRVKKPSLANHYTIVIIFEPNEDMWTNAKQAYGTQGERLSGPLAKSADDKEGSKQIEARIPIQPKS, from the coding sequence ATGAGTAAACACATGATTACCAAAATAGGCTGGAACCTTTTATGTGCATTCTTAATCCTAACGATGCTGGCTGCATGCAGCAGGGAAAAAGCTTCAACCCGGAGTATGGCCCTACATGAAGCTGAAGCACGTGCCTACACCGTAACGGGTAATCCCAACCAAGGCGCATCATCCCTTGATGAACGAGCTGCCAATCATACACCTGTCCATAAGCAAGGCAGCAGCTATGTCGAAATATCAGGTGGCGTTAGCATTGATAAAAATACCGTGAAGGTTACAGGACATTCCAACCTCCCGGCCGGAGCACGGATCAAAGGGAATCTTGCGGTCAAAAACTCCCTGTTAACTGGGTACACGGATGAGACAACCGTTCAAAAGGATGGAAGTTTTGTACTCCAGGTACAACGCCCCGGAATACAAGGCAGTATGGATCTGACTGTTCTGTTCCGTCCAGATGACCAAGACAATGAAATACGAAATCTGTATGGCAGCGGTGGCAACAAATTAGAAGGTCCTTATGTATATCAATACGAAGAAAACAAACAGCTTCTGCATGAAGTTCGGATTGGGGCTGAATTTGATCCTGAACAAGAACGCAATACCCCTTTAGTTAAGCCCGTCTGGAATAAACCTAAGGACTACGGTAGCCCTCAAGTGTGGATTAAGCCTGATGTGAAGCAAGAAGGTAACTATTATCATGTATATGCGCGCAGCAATTTGCTGGAAGGGTCGGACGTCAAACTCACGATTGATTTTCCGGGACGATGGCAGTTTGGCTACGATGATCAAACCAAAGTTATGCCTGACGGCTCCTTCAGCATGAGGGTCAAAAAGCCGAGCCTTGCCAACCACTATACCATAGTCATAATTTTCGAACCGAACGAAGATATGTGGACTAACGCCAAACAGGCGTACGGTACACAAGGGGAACGCCTTTCGGGACCGTTAGCCAAATCCGCAGACGACAAAGAGGGCTCCAAACAGATTGAAGCCCGTATCCCTATCCAACCCAAATCGTAA
- a CDS encoding L,D-transpeptidase, with the protein MPNYSIVVDLSDRRLYLKDGDQIVLSYPVGIGKLATQTPHGQFTIINKQPNPGGPFGAFWMGLSKPHYGIHGTNEPWSIGKMVSHGCIRMQNKDVLELQEKVSIGTPVTIQP; encoded by the coding sequence ATGCCGAACTACAGCATTGTGGTGGATTTATCGGATCGTCGTTTATATTTGAAAGATGGAGATCAGATTGTTCTTAGTTATCCAGTCGGTATTGGCAAGCTGGCTACACAGACACCGCATGGGCAATTTACGATTATTAACAAACAGCCCAATCCCGGCGGCCCTTTCGGAGCGTTCTGGATGGGGCTGTCCAAGCCGCATTATGGCATTCATGGCACCAATGAGCCATGGTCCATTGGCAAGATGGTGTCACATGGCTGCATTCGAATGCAGAATAAGGATGTGCTTGAGCTTCAGGAAAAGGTAAGTATAGGCACGCCAGTCACGATACAGCCGTAG